One Streptomyces umbrinus genomic window, CGCGTACTCGACGAAGGCGTAGGCGAGTTCCTTGTTCTTGGCCAGCGCGGGCACGGTCAGCGCGCTGCCGCCGTTCTCGGTGCTCGCCTTGTCGCCCTTGGTCCAGGCCGGCATCGGGGCCGCTCGCCAGTCACCGGAGGCGTTCTTCACGCCGGTTTCGAAGTTGGCCGGCATCCAGGCGCCGCTGGGCAGCGTGGCGATGGTGCCGTCGCCCAGGCCCTTGTACCAGTCGTCGGTCCAGCCGTTGATGGGCGCGACGAGCTTCTCGTCGATGAGCTTCTGCCAGGTGGCGGTGTACTTCTTGGCGCCCGCGTCGTCGAAGTTGATCGACACCTTGGTGCCGTCGACCTTGTAGGGACGCGAACCGGCCTGCCACAGCAGGCTGGTGGTGAGACCGGCGTCGCCGGCGTCGGCGGCGATGAAGACCTTGGGGTCGGCCTCGTGCAGCTTGCGGGCCGCCTCGACGTACTCGTCCCAGGTGGTCGGGACGGCGATCTTGTACTTGTCGAAGACCTTCTTGTTGTAGAACAACGCCATCGGGCCGGAGTCCATCGGCAGGCCGTAGGTCGCCTTGCCCTCGCTCACCGCGTTCCACGGGCCCGGGGTGTACTTGGACTTGAGCTTGTCCGCGCCGAAGGGGGTCAGGTCGCTGAGGCCCTTGGTGAGGGCGTACTGGCTCATCGCGAAGTACTCGACCTGCGCGACGTCGGGGACGCCCTTCTTGGCCGAGATGGCGTTCGACAGGGCCGTGTAGTGCTTGTCGCCGGAGCGCTCGCCGACCAGGTTGATCTTGACCTTGGGGTACTTCTTCTGGAAGTCGGCGGCGACCGACTTCAGCGTGGGCTCCCAGGCCCAGACCGTGACCGAGCCGCCCTTCTTGAGGGCCGCCTGGATGTCGTCGGCGGAGACCGGCTTCTGGCCGGAGCTGTCGTCGTCGGAGCCGCCGCAGGCGGTCGCGCCCAGGGCGAGGACGGAGAGGACGGCGAGGCCGCGCATCAGGCGGCGTGTGGTTCTGCGCATGGAGGTGCTTCCACTTCTTCGTGGGTGGGACAGGGTGAGGGTGAGGAGATGAAGGTGAAAGAGACGGGACCGAGGGGGCCTTGCGGGCGGGGTCACTCCTTGACGCTTCCGGCGGCGAGCCCGGACTGCCAGAACCTCTGCAGCAGCAGGAACGCGGCGATCAAGGGGATGATGGTGAGCAGCGAACCCGTGATCACCAGGTTGAAGATCACGTCACCGCCGATCGTCTGCGCCTGGTTGTTCCAGGCGTCCAGGCCCAGGGTCAGCGGATACCAGTCCGGGTCCTTGAGCATGATCAACGGCAGGAAGTAGTTGTTCCAGGTGGCAACCGTGGTGAACAGCAGAACTGTCACGGTGCCGGGGGCGAGCAGCGGCAGGGCCACCTGGAAGAAGGTGCGGATCTCGCCCGCTCCGTCGATCCGGGCGGCCTCCATCAGTTCGTTGGGGATCGCCTCGGTGGCGAAGACCCACATCAGATACAGGCCGAACGGCGAGACCAGCGAGGGGATGATCACCGCCCACGGGGTGTCGGTGAGCCCCATCTTGCTGAACATCAGGAAGGTGGGCACCGCCAGTGCGGTGCCCGGGACGGCGACGGCACCGATGACCACGGCGAACACGGCGCGCTTGCCGGGGAAGGTGAACTTCGCCAGCGCGTAGCCGCCCAGGATCGCCAGAAGCGTGGCGCCACCGGCACCGAGCACCACGTACAACAGGGTGTTCAGCAGCCAGCGGACGAAGATGCCGTCGTGGTACGAGAACGTCTGGCTGATGTTGTCCCAGAGGGCGAAGTCGTTGCTGAACCACAGCCCGGACGAGTCGGCGAGCCCTTCCTGGGTCTTGGTGGCGCTGATGACCAGCCACACCAGGGGCACCACGGTGTAGAGCAGGACCAGGCCGGTGAGGACGGTCAGCAGCACACTGCGCTTGGGGCGCCCGGGAACATGCCCCTTGCGCGTCCGCAGACGGGGCGCGCCCTTGGAGCCGCCGGAGTTCTGAGCGGGTGCGGGCTGGGAGGTGGTGACGGAGCTGCTCATGTTCACGCTCCCTTGCGCATGCCGCGGAGCTGCACGACATAGGCGATGACCATGGTGATGAGGCCCATGATGATGGCGACCGCCGCGGAGTAGTTGTGCTGCTGGCCGTTGAAGGACAGCGAGTACGTGTAGAAGTTCGGGGTGAAGTCGGTCGTGATGGCGTTGCGCGCCAGTGGCCGCAGGATGGCCGGCTCGTTGAAGAGCTGGAAGCTGCCGATGATCGAGAAGATCGTCGCGATGACCAGGGCACCACGGATCGCGGGGAGCTTGATGGCGCTGATGACGCGGAACTGCCCGGCGCCGTCGATCTCCGCGGCCTCGTAGAGCGAGCTGGGGATGACCCGTAGCGCGGAGTAGAAGATCAGCATGTTGTAGCCGATGAACTCCCAGGTGACGATGTTGCCGATCGACGCCAGGACCAGGTCGGACGAGAGCGGGTCGGGCAGGGTGACATCGAAGGCCGAGTTGATGTCGCCCACCAGTCCGTATTTCGTGCCGTACATGAAGCCCCACATCAGGGTGGCGACCACGGCGGGCACGGCGTACGGCAGGAAGATCACGATGCGGAAGAAGTCCTTGCCGTACAGGCGCCCGCTGTCCAGCGCGAGGGCGATCAGCAGGGCGATGCCGAGCATGATCGGAACCTGTACGGCCAGGAAGAGCGAGACCCGTGCCAGCGAGTCCCAGAACTGCTCGTCCTTGAGGGCCTGTGTGTAGTTGTCCAGGCCGACGAAGGTGGTGCCACCGATCAACTGGTCCCGGAACAGGCTGAGGTAGATCGAGTACACGATCGGGGCCAGGAAGACGAGGGCGAACACGGCCACGAAGGGACCGATGAAACCCCACCCCGTCCAGGAGCGGCGGTCCCGTTTCGCCGGAGGCCGGTCCGGGCGCCGCTTGGCTGCCGCCGGCGGTTGTAGCGTCGTCATGTCGTTCCTCGCTCGTCCCTCTCGCGAACCCGGCGTCGTGCGCCGCTGATGTTTGCGTAAACATCCAGTCCCGAAGCAGGTCGTGGCCTGTTATGTTTACGTAAACATCTGATGGCGGCATGTCTACACTGCCCCGTTGACGGTGGTCAAGGGTCATTTGAGGAAACTGCGGCTCGGACAGCGAGGGAGACGGGTGGACACAGCGGACAACGCCTCGGTGAGCAGGCCGAAGGCGCCGGCACGTACCGGAAAACGGGCTTCCCGTCGGACACAGAGCGCGTCCATGGCGGATGTCGCCCGACTGGCGGGCGTCTCCTCGCAGACCGTCTCGCGCGTCTCGAACGGTTACGCGGGTGTGAACGAGGAGACCCGGCAGCAGGTCCTGGCGGCCATGCAGGAACTGGGATACCGGCCCAACAGCGCCGCCCGGGCGCTCAAGCGCGGCGAGTTCCGCACCATCGGCGTCATCACCTTCGGCCTCTCCACCACGGGCAACGTGCGCACACTGGAGGCGATCGCCACCTCGGCGGCGCACGAGGGGTACGCGGTCACGCTGCTGCCCGTCGCCGTTCCCACGCAGGACGAGGTGCGCGGCGCGTTCTCCCGGCTGGGGGAGCTGGCCGTCGACGCGGTCATCGTCATCCTGGAAGTGCATCTGCTCGACGCGGTGGCCCTCACCCTGCCGCCCCACATCCAGGTCGTCGTGGCCGACTCGGACGCCGGCGACCGCTACACCGTGGTCGACACCGACCAGGCCGGCGGGACCCGCGCCGCGGTGCGGTATCTGCTCGACCTCGGCCACGAGACCGTCTGGCACCTGGCCGGTCCCGAGGAGTCCTTCGCGGCCCAGCGCCGCGCCGACGCCTGGCGTGCCGAACTCACCGAGGCGGGCTGCACGGCGCCGCCGCTGGTGCGCGGCGACTGGTCGGCCGAGTCCGGCTACCGGGCCGGCCTCGAACTCGCCGCGCAGCAGGACTGCACGGCGGTGTTCGCGGCCAACGACCAGATGGCGCTGGGCCTGCTGAGGGCCCTGCACGAGCAGGGCCGGTACGTGCCCGACGACGTCAGCGTCATCGGTTTCGACGACATCCCCGAGGCGGGGTCCTTCCTGCCTCCCCTGACCACCGTCCACCAGGACTTCGCCGAGGTGGGGCGGCGCTGTGTCGAGGGCGTGCTGCGGCAGATGCGGCACGACGCGGCGGAGCACGGGACCACGCTTGTGCCCACGCGGCTCGTGGTGCGGGACAGTACGGCGGCGCCCCGCGGGCGGTGAGGCTCCGCCGGATGTGCTGTGTGCGCCGCGGGGCGTGCTGTGCGTTGTCGGCCGCGGTTGCGTTGAGCGCTCCGCGGGGCGTGCTGTGCGTGTGTGTCGTCTGCGGGTCGGTTGTGGCTGGTCGCGCAGTTCCCCGCGCCCCTTCGGGGTGGCCTGGGGAGCCGTCGGACGGATCAGGCGGCCGTGTTCTCCATGGCCTGCGTGATCGCGTCCCAGAGGCGGGACCTGGCCTCCAGTGCGAGGGCTGCCGTCTCCGCGGCCTCCTTCCAGCGGGTGTCGTCGTCGCCGCAGAGGTCCGCCACCATGGCCATCGCCATGGGCGTGTGCTCCTCGCCGTCCACCTCGATGTGCCGGGCCAGGTAGTCGCAGAAGACCGGGAACCGGTCGGAACCCTCCTTCTTGATCACCTGGTCGAACATGTCCGGGATGAGGTCCTCCCGGGAGAAGGCGAAGGCCGCCGCCCGGCAGTGGAGGGGCCTGTCGAGGATGATCCCGAACGTCGTGGTGACGAACTCGGCCGCGGGGCCGGGTACTTGGGCGGCCCGCAGCGCCGCCGGCACGTCATGGCCCTCCCCGAGCAGCGCGAGGAACGTGTCCAGGCGTGAGGTGTCCGCCCCCGCCTCGACCATGCCGCCCCGGTAGAGCTCGAAGTGGCTGGTGAAACCGCCGTCCAGCTCGTCGCTCTCCTCCACCAGCACGATGTCGTTGATGAGCCGCCGGCTCACCTGCGAGCCGCGCGGCACCCAGGGGACGTCCACACACGTCAGCTCCCGCTGGAGGGACTTCAGCAGCGACATGAAGTCCCACACCGCGAAGACATGGTGCTCCATGAAGGTCGCCATGTCCTCCCGGGTGCTTATCCGCTGGTAAATCGGATGGGCGGTCACTTCTTTTCGGGCCGGTTCGATCTCGGCGCGCGCCCGGTCGATTCCCTCGTGCGTCATGCTCCAGTCATACCTGGACATGGGTCTCCTTCTTGCTGTTTGAGATCCGGCTTATTCGGCTCAACGTTCGGCTCTTCACGTCGCCGGCGAACGGTGCCCCCGAGACCGATGGTGCCGCTTTGTTCGAGAACCCGGCAAGCGGTTTCAGGAATTCGCAAATGTTACCCGAAGTACGGCGTGGCAAAAGCCATCAAGGCGGGCGCAAGGGTGACAAAGCGCTGCTTTCCCGGCTGCACACAAAAACTCCGTTGAGAGTTGAACATCAGGTGTTGCCTTTCCGTATTCAGAGGCGTGACCAGGAATCCCGTTACCGTCACCGTCGCGTATCGAGTGGTGCCGGGCCGTGAGGCCGAGTTCCACTCCTGGGGGTGGGGTGTGCTGCGTGCGACCGCGCAGGAACCGGGCTTTCTCGGCGGTGGCGTACTTGTCGACGGAGAGGCGGAGTGGCATGTGGTCTACCGCTTCACCAGTGAAGGTTCGGCCCTGGCCTGGGACAACTCGGTCGAGCGGGCCGAGTGGCAGGCTCGTGGGGAGATGCTGGCCCGTGAGACGGGCCGACGGACCGTGCAGGGATCGAAGGCCTGGTTCGAGTCCCTGACCGAAACCCCTTCCGCGACCGCGGCGGCACCACGTCCGCCACCGAAGTGGAAGTTATGGTTCGTGAATATGAGCGCGGTCTTCCCGCCCGTACTCATATTCAATTTGTTGGTGCTTCCTTACCTCGGTGACTTCAACCCTCTCATCCGCACCTTGTTCCTCTGCCTGGCCGTGACGGCCATTGTCACGTGGATTCTCATGCCGCGGCTTCAGCGTTTCTTCAAGAAATGGCTGTACCCGCCGCTGCAGGCAATCCGTGGACGGCACAAACGACGGGCTGCACAAGGCTGAGAACGACCAAAGGGGGGTGGGCGGGTGAAGACCCTGCTCATCGACAATTATGACTCGTACACATACAACTTGTTCCAGCTGATTGCCGAGGTCAACGGCCAGGAGCCAGTGGTGATCCTCAATGACGCCTCGGCCGACGATCTTCCGGACCTCCGGGGGTTCGACAACGTCGTGGTGTCCCCGGGACCGGGACACCCCGCTCGGGCACGCGACTTCGGCATCAGCGCCACGGTGCTCGCCGAGTCCTCGATCCCCGTCCTCGGCGTCTGCCTCGGACACCAGGGCATCGCGGCCGGTGAGAGTGCCCGGGTGGTGGCCGCACAGGAGCCCCGGCACGGCCATCTGTCCAGAATCCGGCACACGGGCGAGGGCCTGTTCAGCGGACTTCCGCAGGACTTCACTGCGGTCCGCTACCACTCGCTCGCCGTACGGGAACCGCTGCCGGCGAGCCTCAAGGGCACCGCCTGGGCCGAGGACGGCGTCCTGATGGGGCTGCGGCACCGCACCCGGCCGCTGTGGGGTGTGCAGTTCCACCCCGAGTCGATCCTCACCGAGTACGGCCACCGGCTGTTCCTGAACTTCCGGGGCCTCACGGCGGCGCGCAGTCGAGGGGTCCGCCTGACCAAGTCCCGTACACGGGAGCCCCGTACCGCAGGCGCCGCCAAGGCGTTCGTACCCCGCCCCCGGCGGTCCGCGCCCGTCGGATACCGGCTGCACACCCGCCGGATCGCGACGGCCGTGGACACCGAGACGGCCTTCACCCGGATGTGCGCCGACGCGCCCAGGGCGTTCTGGCTGGACAGTTCACGGGTCGAGGAGGGGCAGTCCCGCTTCTCGTTCTTCGGCGACGGCACCGGTCCGCTGGCCGAGTTCGTACGGTACGACGTCGAGTCCGGTGTCTGTGAGGTCGAGCGCCCCGGGCGGCCCCCGCGCAAGGTGCGGGCCAGCGTCTTCGACTATCTGAAACGGCAGTTGGCGACCCGCCGGGTGGACGCCGGCGAGCTGCCCTTCGACTTCACCGGCGGATACGTCGGCTACTTCGGATACGAGCTCAAGGCCGACTGCGGCTCGCCGAACCGGCACCGGGCCGACACCCCGGACGCCTCCTGGCTCTTCGCCGACCGGCTGATCGCGGTCGACCACCAGGACGGCTTCACCTATGCCGTCTGCCTGGCCGAGAACACCCCGCAGGGCGCGCGGGGCGCCGCCGACTGGCTCGACAGCGCGGTGGCGCAGCTGAGCTTCGTGTCGGCGGCCGGGCCCACCGTGACCCCGCCGGCCGCGTCCGAGCCCGATCTGCACGCCGCCGAACCCTGGCTGGTGCGCGACCGCGAGACCTATCTCGCCGACATCGCGGCGTGCAAGCGCGAGCTGAACGCCGGCACGAGCTACGAGATCTGTCTGACCAACGCCGCCGAATTACCCGCGCCCCCCGACCCGTTGGCCTACTACCGGGTGCTCCGGCGCATCAACCCGGCGCCCTACGCGGCCTTCCTGCAGTTCGGTGACCTGACCGTGGCCGGCGCGTCCCCCGAACGCTTCCTGCGGATCACCCGGGACGGCGTCGCCGAGGCCAAGCCCATCAAGGGCACCGCGCCCCGCGGCGACCGGCCGGAGGAGGACGCCCGGCTGAGGGACTCGCTCGCCGCGGACGCCAAGACCCGCGCCGAGAACCTGATGATCGTCGACCTGCTCCGCAACGACCTGGGCCGGGTCTGCGAGACCGGCACGGTCCGGGTGCCGCGCCTCATGGCCACGGAGACCTACGCCACCGTGCACCAACTGGTCTCCACCGTCGAGGGCCGTCTCCGCGAAGGCACGGAAGCCGTGGACTGCGTACGCGCCTGCTTCCCCGGCGGCTCGATGACCGGAGCGCCGAAGCTGCGCACGATGGAGATCATCGACTCACTGGAGACCGCCGCCCGCGGGGTCTACTCCGGAGCCATCGGCTATCTCGGCTGCAGCGGTGGAGCCGACCTCAACATCGTCATCCGCACTGCCGTCTTCACCGGCGGTCGGATGCACCTGGGAGCCGGCGGCGCCATCGTCCTCGGCTCCGATCCCGAAACGGAGTACGACGAGATGCTGCTGAAGACCGCCGCGCAGTTACGCGCCCTCCGCGAGTCCACGACCGCCGAGCCGGTCTCCCTGCAGGAGCAGATCCGATGACGCCCACGACCTCCGCTCCGAGCACCACCGACACGGCCTATGTCACCGAGACCGAGGCCGGGAACCTGTCCTCCGGGCTGGCCGCACTGGCCGAGGGCCAGGGCTGGACCGACCGGCCCGCCTTCCACCAGGGCCACCGGGCCTGGACCCACGGCGAGGTGCACGACCTCGCCGCCCGCGCGGCGAGCGTGCTCGCCGACCACGGTGTCTGCCCCGGCGACCGGGTGCTGCTCGCGCTGCCCGACTCCCTCGCCTGGGTCACGGCGTTCCTGGCCACCGCCAGGCTCGGCGCGGTCGCGGTCCTCGTCAATCCCGAACTGCCCGCCGCCGACCACGAGTTCATCGCCGAGGACGCCGGAGCCGCCCTGTGTGTGACCGGGCCCGGACTGGAGGAGCGGTTCGCGGGCCGGACCCGGCTGGGCGCCGACCAGCTCGTCGCGCTCACCCGCAGCACACCGCCGACCACCGGCGCCCACCCGGCCGGACCGCGCACCCCGCTCTACATCCAGTACACCTCCGGAACGACCGGCACTCCCAAGGGAGTTGTGCACTGCCACGGCGACCCGGGGACGTACCACGAACTCATCGGCGACCGGCTGCTGCGCATCACCCCCGACGACGTGACCCTCTCGGTGTCGAAGCTCTTCTTCGCGTACGGCTTCGGCAACGCCTTCGTCTTCCCGCTCTTCTCGGGGTCCTCCGCCGTACTGGTCGACCGGCGCCCCTCGCCCGCCGCGGTGGACGAACTCGTCGCCCGCCACCGGGTGACCCTGCTCTACTCCGTCCCCTCGGCGTACGCAGCCCTGGTCGCCGACCGGGCCGACGGACACGCCGCCTGCTTCGCCTCCGTACGCGCGGCGGTGTCGGCCGGAGAGGGCATGCCCGCAGGACTCGGCGAGCGCGTCACCGAACTGCTCGGCGCGCCCGTCCTGGAACAGATCGGCTCGACCGAGGCCGGGCACGCCTTCTGCGCCAACAGCTTCGACGCCAATACCCCGGGCACCGTCGGCCGCCCGGTCCCCGGCTTCGACGTGGAGCTGCGCGACCGCGCGGGACACCCGGTGCCGGACGGCTCGGAGGGCGAACTCTGGGTCAAGGGGCCGACGTTGACGACCGGCTACCTGAACCTGCCCGGGGAGACGGACCGTGTCCTCGTCGACGGCTGGCTCAACACCCGGGACCGCGCGCGACGCGAACCGGACGGCACCTACCGGCACTTGGGCCGCACCGACGACATGGAGCTGGTCGGCGGCATCACCGTCTCCCCGCTGGAGGTCGAGGCCGTGCTGCGCAAGCATCCGGCGGTACGCGAGGTCGCCGTGGCGGCCGTCACCGACGAGCGCGGCGCAACCGCTCTGCGGGCCTACGTCGTCATCGGCGTGTCGCCCTCGACGGCTCCCACCTTCGCGGCGAGCCGGTCCGGTCTGGAGGCCGAACTCATCGGCCTGGCCCGCGAACACCTCGCCGCCTTCAAGGCCCCCCGAACCGTCCACGTCGTGCCGTCACTGCCCCGCACCCCGACCGGCAAGCTCCGCCGCCACCTCGTACGCCAGGGCGCGTGGTGACCGTGGCCGTGATCGCGAACACCTCAGAAAGGAAAGGGCACATGCCACAGCCGCAGTCCCCGCTCTCCGATCGCGGGTTCTACCTCGGCCCGATGTTCCAGCAGGCCGCCGCCCGGCACGGAGCCGTCCCGGTCACCCTGGACCGGCCACTGGACGTCAGCCCCGACCTCGGTCTCGACCTCAGCTACCCGGTGCTGGCCGCCCTGGTCGAGGACCTGTCCGGGCGGTTGTGGGAGTCAGGTGTCCGGCCCTCGGAGCAGGTCGTCGTCCACAAGACGGACAACGTCGACATCGTCCTGCTGACCTGTGCCGTCTCCCGGATCGGCGCAGTCCCCGTCCTCCTCTCACCAGGCCTTGAGGGTCCCGTCGTCGCCCGGCTCCTGAAGCGGCTCCGCGAGCCCTGGCTGGTCACCGACCGGGCGAAACTCACCGGACCGCTCCAGGACATCGACGTCGCCCGGCTCGTCCGGCAGACCCTCAGCGTGGACGACGCGCCCGGAGCGGTCCCGCTGGACAAGTACGCCGGCGCCCCGCCCCACGGGCCCGTCCGGCTGCACCCGCGCGAACCCGCGCTGATCACCCACAGCTCGGGCACGACCGGCACCCCCAAGCTCGCCGTGCACTGCCCGAACACCATGTGGAACCGGCTCGTACCGCAGAAGGCCATGGGCTGGCCCACCCGCGGCGAGACGGCCGCGCTGCACATGTCCTTCGTGCACTCGCGCTTCTACCACCTGCTCGGCGTACTGCTGCACTTCGGCAGCCCACTGCTGTTCATCACCGACCCCGAGCCCGCTGCCGCCGGCCCGCTGCTCGCCCGGCACCGCCCCGGCATCGTCGAAACCCACCCCAACACCTTTGTCCTGTGGGAGGAGTTGGCCGACGCCCCCGGCGCACCGCTGGCCCGCGTCCGCTCGTACGGCAGCACCTTCGACGCGATCCACCCGCGTACCGTGCAGCGGCTGCTCGGCGCGTCGAACCGGCGCTCGCCCTGGCTGATGCAGTTGTACGGGCAGAGCGAGACGGGCCCGGTCGCCTTCCAGTGGTACACGCGCCGCAGCGCGGCCAGGGCGGACGGCCGCCGCGTCGGCATCGGCATCCCCGGCTTCACCCGGGTCCGGATCGCCGACAGCGAGGGACGGCGCACCCAGCCGGGTACAGCGGGCCGTATCGAGGCCCGCACCAGGGGCCGGATTCTCACCTACCTCGGCGCCCAGGACCAGTACGACCGTCAACTGGGCGACGGCTGGTGGCAGATGGGCGACATGGGCTACCGGAACCGGTGGGGCGCGCTCTATCTGATCGACCGTGAGATCGACCAGATCGACTCCGTGCACAGCAACCTGGAGATCGAGGACACCTTGATGTCCCGCCTCGACGAACTGCGGGAGGTCGTCATCGTGCCCGGCGTCGACCGCGAGCCGGTACCGGTGGTGGTCGTCCGGGGCGAACAGCCCCTCGACCTGCAACGCTGGCACGAGGCGACCGCCGACCTCCCCAAGATGACCTACCCGCGGCAGTGGCGCTTCGACGAACTGCCGATGACCTCCACCTGGAAGGTCAAGCGGGTGGAGATCACCCGCATGCTCACCGAGAGCGCGACCGCCACCGCCGAGCATCCCGGTGGCGCCTGACGTGAGCCCTGTCATCGTCGTGGGCGCGGGGCCCGTGGGCATGTCGGCCGCACTCGGCCTGCGCGCCCACGGACTCCCGGTCACCCTCGTGGAAGCGGACCCGCAGGGACGCGAACGGCCGGGCAGCCGCGCCCTGTTCGTCCACAAGGAGACCCTGCAACTGCTCGAAGGGATGCGACCCGGGCTGGCCGCCCACATCACGTCGTACGGACGGACCTGGCAGACCAGACGGACCCTGTACCGGGGCCGCGAGGTGTACGCCAAGTCGTTCCCGCCGCCGTCCTTCCCGCCCCCGTTCACGAGTCTGCGCCAGGTGGACACCGAGCGGTTCCTGCTCGCGGCCTGCGAGTCGGCCGGGGTGGACTTCGCCTGGGGCGCGCGCGTGACGGGGGCCAAGGTCACCGACTCCTCAGTCGCGGTGAGCAGCGAGGACGGGCGCGGCTGGACGGGCACCCATGTCATCGCCGCCGACGGAGCCCGCTCGGCGGTCCGGCGCGAGCTTGACATCCCCATGGAGGGCACCCGTTCGGAGGGCTTCCACGTCGTGGTGGACGTGTCCGACATCCCGGGCGCCGACCTGCCGCTGGAGCGGGTCTTCCACTACGAGCACCCCGGCGTCGGCGGCCGCAGCGTCATGCGCGTGCCGTTCACCGGCGGCTTCCAGGTCGACCTGCAGTGCCGTGACGACGACGCACAGGAGTCCTACGGCACCGAGGAGGCGGTACGGCAGTGGCTGCCCGCGGTCGTGGGGGAGGGGTACGCCGACCGGATCCTGTGGGTGTCGA contains:
- a CDS encoding class I adenylate-forming enzyme family protein, coding for MPQPQSPLSDRGFYLGPMFQQAAARHGAVPVTLDRPLDVSPDLGLDLSYPVLAALVEDLSGRLWESGVRPSEQVVVHKTDNVDIVLLTCAVSRIGAVPVLLSPGLEGPVVARLLKRLREPWLVTDRAKLTGPLQDIDVARLVRQTLSVDDAPGAVPLDKYAGAPPHGPVRLHPREPALITHSSGTTGTPKLAVHCPNTMWNRLVPQKAMGWPTRGETAALHMSFVHSRFYHLLGVLLHFGSPLLFITDPEPAAAGPLLARHRPGIVETHPNTFVLWEELADAPGAPLARVRSYGSTFDAIHPRTVQRLLGASNRRSPWLMQLYGQSETGPVAFQWYTRRSAARADGRRVGIGIPGFTRVRIADSEGRRTQPGTAGRIEARTRGRILTYLGAQDQYDRQLGDGWWQMGDMGYRNRWGALYLIDREIDQIDSVHSNLEIEDTLMSRLDELREVVIVPGVDREPVPVVVVRGEQPLDLQRWHEATADLPKMTYPRQWRFDELPMTSTWKVKRVEITRMLTESATATAEHPGGA
- a CDS encoding FAD-dependent monooxygenase, with amino-acid sequence MSPVIVVGAGPVGMSAALGLRAHGLPVTLVEADPQGRERPGSRALFVHKETLQLLEGMRPGLAAHITSYGRTWQTRRTLYRGREVYAKSFPPPSFPPPFTSLRQVDTERFLLAACESAGVDFAWGARVTGAKVTDSSVAVSSEDGRGWTGTHVIAADGARSAVRRELDIPMEGTRSEGFHVVVDVSDIPGADLPLERVFHYEHPGVGGRSVMRVPFTGGFQVDLQCRDDDAQESYGTEEAVRQWLPAVVGEGYADRILWVSTYHFLRKVAATFTDEEHRVLLVGEAAHLFPPFGARGMNSGIADAAAAAAAVAAGTTEAVAEFAAARRAAALFNSAAAGAALDHLRPSRRTVRAKQWAAAALAPVLPWCGAWLEHAPYGPRHGSPASAGRKY